ATTTCGCGATCGTCGCCTACATCTGGGTCGTCGATGTTCAGCAACCGCCGCAACCCACGGGTAATCTGTGGTAGGGTGCTAGATTTGATCATGTGGATCGGGACTTGACGTGCTCTAGCCATTTGCCGTAATTTGGCATGGTTTTTGACGTGCGATCGCAGTGCCAATATTGCATCAGCACTATCGATATCTTTTGTCAAGACGACTGGTAAAGAAAGCACCTCAACGACCTGCTCCAATTGGCTGCGGCTGACGCCATAAGGGTATACGTGCAGTGGCAAATCTTCGCCATTAGGTCCTGCCTGTTTAGTGTTGGCAAAATCAAAGCCATCATAGTCATTTAAGGATTCATCCAACAAGCGGTCAAACTCACTGCGTCCAGAAACCTTTTGGGCTTCAGTAGGTAGTGACGGTAGGGGTACCATTTGTCCACTTGCACGCCAGCCGTTAGCCTGTCGTGCTGGTGGAACAAAAGATTCCTCTCCACCGAGTGTTTGTCCGCCACGACCGTTGATGGCGACGAGATGGCGGGTAATATTCACCTTGCCATTGTCATCGATAGTCCTGACTTGTGGGCTTGGCTGGCGTCCCCGTAGGAGATTATCCACTGTGTCAGCAACGCTTTCGTGGACGACCCAGCGCTGCCGTTCTGACATTTCTACAGCAATCTCGAAAGTGGGAGGGGCTTTGCGTTCCAAAACGGTCTTTTGAGACCCCCGTCGTCTGGCTTCATCGTCTCCCAACGTCACAGCTTGGATACCACCAACTAAATCGGCAAGTGTGGGGTTTTTTATGAGGTTTTCAATCTGGTTCCCATGGGCAGTACCTACCAACTGGACACCTCGTTCGGCAATTGTACGAGCTGCCAAGGCTTCTAGTTCTGTACCAATTTCATCAATGACGATGACTTCTGGCATATGGTTTTCCACTGCCTCAATCATCACTTGATGCTGCAAATCGGGATGAGCCACTTGCATTCGCCGTGAGCGCCCAATGGCGGGGTGGGCAACGTCACCATCTCCTGCGATTTCGTTGGAGGTGTCGATTATGACCACTCGCTTATTAAGTTCATCCGCCAAAACGCGGGCAATTTCCCGTAATGCAGTCGTTTTGCCTACACCCGGACGCCCCAGCATGAGAATCGATTTTCCTGTTTCCACCAAATCGCGGATCATGCCAATTGTGCCGAATATTGCCCGACCGACACGACACGTTAAGCCAATAATTTTACCGCTACGGTTGCGGATGGCACTGATCCTGTGCAGCGTTTGCTCAATTCCTGCCCGATTATCTCCGCCAAAGGTTCCCACTCTCTTAATGCAATCATCTATCTGTTCTTGCGTAACGGGTGTTTCGCTCAGATACTCTGCTTGATTAGGAAAGCGAGCCTCTGGGCGACGACCCAAATCCAAGACCACTTCTACTAGGCTATCTCGCTGCGGATGCTTTTCTAGTATTTGCCGCAGGTCTTGGGGCAAAATATCTAACAACTTTTGGAGATCGTCTGTAATCGTCATGCTTTCTATGGTGACGTTTTTTAGAGATAGGGAGAACACCTCCGTGGGGGGAATTCCCGCCCTTGGAAAATGTCCGGAACGCGATTGTAGGAAACACAGTAGTTCCCTACTGCTGTGACTTGAGCTGGGAAACGAGAGAATGGGCAAGCCCTACAGCTTGCCAGAGTAATTCTGGTTCTTCTTCTAGGCTGACAGTTGGTTTGACACTGGTATTTTTCACCTCCCTTGCTTCTAACTGCTCGAGAATCGGTGACAGTAGTACCCGGGCGTAACTACCGTAAGCAACACCGGCAATGGAGGAGGGGGGGAGAGGGGGTTGGGAAGATGGGAAAGAAGAATCCTCCGCTCCTCCATGCCTCCACTCCCCCACTCCCTCTCTCCTAAGAAGGCCCATTGCCTTTAACTTGGCAACAGTGTAGTTGTTGGTTCCACCTGCTAACTGCACATATCCCGGTAATTTAGCTGCCAAGACTTTTTGCCCTAATTTGACGGCGGCGAGAGTAGTACCATCGCCAATATCACCACTCATGGGACGACCGTCAGTTTGCCAAATTAAGGCACACGGTAAGGGGGCTATCACGTTATGAAGGGCATGAAGGTAGTCAACCAGACCGTCTCCATCTGGACAGCTGATGGCAACTAACTTCAAACGCTCAACCCATGGTAAAATTGCTTGCCACAATCTTTGAAATTCTGCCAAACGCCCAACATTTGTATGGATTTCTACGGCATCCACCCCAGATGACAGGATCAATGGTGCGATCGCTCCCGGCGTTGATACATATGATCTTGTATAAATTATATCATATGGACAAATTGGTATGCAACGACCACAGCCGTAGCACTTTTGTGATAGAATTCCCGAAAAGTCGTTTTTTATACTCTTAAAAACAATTGCTTGCGCTGGACAAATTTTTTGGCATGGTTTATCACAATCTATGGGGCATTCTGTAGAATTAAATTCAGCTTTGCGAAAATGAGGGTCTTCTCCATCGTTAAGGCTAACCATCAAAAAAGGCGATTTTCTGCCCCACCCAAAACCTCGCTGCCCAGCAACCTTTGCCAACTCAGAGGCAACTTGCAGCGCTTCTTGGACTGCGGCAATTACAGATGGATCGGCGGCAACATCTATGCAGTCAGCACCAGCCAAGGTGTAGGCTAATGTTAAAGTTCTGACTGCAGGCAGATGTTGGTAGCTGGCTCCACAAATGAGCTTGAACCAGCGACCTTCCTTAAGCGATCGTAAAGGGTCTAGCAGATCATTCACATTATCTATTATGCTATGCAATAGAAAAATATAGGATGTAACTCACACAAGTTTTGAGTCCTAAATTTTTTCATTTGAACCTAGAAACGTTCTGTTTTCGAGTCTTTTAAGACTTTCTAGTTAAAGTTATATTTTTTGAGTTTTCTCTTCGTTATTACTTGCAGTATGAGGGACAAACTATCAATCACAAAGCTTGATTGTATTTGTTTTTACTCAACAGCCAGTTCTGCTTATTGACAGGTATATTGACAATAGATATGCCATCATCTGGCTTGTACCGTAATACCAAATAAGTCATCCGGTGCAAGAGTTCCAAGGTGCGAGTCCCCCTCAGGGAGGACAGTGATTTTATTGTCAATCAACAATGTCAATAAGACATACTTTTTTGAGAGGTGGATTGGGCTAAATCCTTGATGCAGTAGGTGTTTAACCTGCTTGCCACCCGCTCTAGAGGCTAATGTGGTTATAAGGGTATAAAGTGTTTTACAAAACCAAAATAATGGTCTTATAAGAACACCATTACTACCGATACAGTGGTGATTTATCTATTCCTCCAACTTGATTAAGCGGCCAAAAGCGAATTACGGCACGCCTGATAATGTTCTTGCGCGGGACAACGCCCCAGCAGCGGCTATCATAGCTACTGTTACGGTTATCGCCTAACACTAGGTATGAGATAGATATTCTTTATATTCTTTAATTATGGATACAGTGGCGACTTATCAATTCCACCAAGGTGATTCAATGGCCAGAAGCGAACTATGGCACGACCGATAATATTCTCACGCGGAACAACACCCCAGCAGCGGCTATCATAGCTACTGTTACGGTTATCTCCTAACACTAGGTATGAGTTGGGCGGTATGGTGACAGGTTGGGATAGGAAAGGTGGTTGCTGACCTGATGTGCAAACATCGATGATTGTACGCTGTTCAGCGCTTAGGTACTTGTCTTCCTGTAGAGGTTTGTTATTGATATAAACTTTTCCATCCTTGAGTTGTACCTTTTCTCCAGGTAAGCCAATGACACGCTTAATAAAGGCATCTTGGTATTGTTCTTTTTGTAATTCTTCTGTAGGGGAAAATACTACAATATTGCCTCGCTGCGGGTTAGAAAATTTATAACTCAATTTATCGACAATAATTTTGTCTGCCTCCCACTGGTTTGGAGAACCATGCAGGGTTGGTTCCATTGAACCAGAGGGAATCCAACGAGCTTCAGCAACAAAGGTGCGAATTCCCAAGGCTAGGACAATACTTAATACAATCGTCCTACTGAGTTCTGCGAGCCAAGAGTTATTGGGTTGTGGGCGGCTAGAGTTGTTATCAGACACTTGATTTTGCATGAAATTACAAAAGTAATGGCTTGAGATGCAGGTGATTCACTTGCCCCAGCAGGGATGCTGTATCTATTTATCTTAACTTTACAAATTAGCTGTTGAGGTTATGTAGTCATCTTGACAGGCTTTTTCGTTCATTAAGAAGAATCAAGTTTTAGGTAAAAAATAACACAAAAACCCCGTTAAGAGTCCAACTAAGTTTAACTTATAGGACTCGTTATCTGTTAAACTCAGCTCTTGTTTTAACGCAGTTGCCCCCATGTCATCTCCTACGAGTTTGCTGATTCGTCGCGCTCGCATAATTTTACCCAACGGTGAATCGCTTGTTGGGGATGTGCTGACGCGCGATCACACAATAGTCGAAGTCGCACCAGAAATTTCTGCTGCAACGCCTACCACAGAAATTGACGCAGAAGGGTTAACTTTGTTGCCAGGAGTGATTGATCCGCAGGTACACTTCCGGGAACCAGGACTGGAACACAAGGAAGACTTATTTACCGCTAGTTGCGCGTGTGCCAAAGGGGGAGTCACCTCCTTTTTGGAAATGCCGAATACACGTCCCTTAACCACGACCCAGCAAGCTCTAAATGACAAGCTACAACGAGCTTCACAAAAGAGCTTGGTTAATTATGGCTTTTTTATCGGGGCAACAGCAGACAACCTGCCTGATTTACTTTTGGCAAAGCCGACGCCAGGAATCAAAATTTTCATGGGTTCAATGCATGGACAGTTGCTGGTTGACCAAGAAACCGCACTCGAGGCTATATTTGCCCAAGGCGATCGCTTAATTGCCGTTCATGCTGAAGACCAAGATAGAATCAACCAACGACGCAAGGAATTTGCTGGGATTACTGATCCTGCAGTTCATTCCCAAATCCAAGATAATCAAGCAGCGCTCTTGGCAACTCAACAGGCATTAAGACTTTCTAAAAAATATCAACGTCGTTTGCATATTCTGCATATGTCAACGGCAGAAGAAGCAGAGTTACTGCGTCAGGATAAACCAAGTTGGGTCACAGCAGAGGTGACGCCCCAGCATTTATTTCTCAATACCAGTGCTTATGCAAAGATTGGCACTTTGGCGCAGATGAATCCACCTTTGCGATCGCCTCACGATAACGAAGTCCTTTGGCAAGCTTTGCGTGATGGAGTGATTGATTTCATTGCCACAGATCACGCCCCACACACCTTAGAGGAGAAAGCTCAACAATACCCAAACACTCCTTCTGGGATGCCCGGAGTAGAAACTTCCCTACCTATTATGTTAACAGCTGCAATGCAGGGTCAGTGTACCGTTGCTCAAGTGACTCAATGGATGTCACAGGCTGTAGCCAAAGCATATGGCATTCCAAATAAGGGGGCGATCGCTCCTGGTTATGATGCCGATTTAGTTCTTGTAGATTTGAATAATTCTCACCCTGTGTTACGTGAGGAATTGTTGACGAAGTGTGGTTGGAGTCCTTTTGAAGGCTGGAACCTTACTGGATGGCCTGTAATCACTATAGTAGGCGGTCAGATTGTGTATGAAAAAGGCAAGGTAAATACACAGGTGCGGGGTCAAGCTTTAACTTTTCGTCATTAGTTATAAGTTATTCATCCTATGGGAAGCGCTCCTAGGTGCTTCCCAGTTACAAGCATCAGCTTTTGAACGTGTCCAGCAGATAATTTCTCTGCTCGACACGTTTTTAATTTGATACAGACTTTGTCCAATATAGATGCAATTTTACGTAGATATTTGCTTACATAGTTAAAGGGTCTAGCAAATAAGCTGTCGATTATCTCATTTTCCATTCAGAAAACCTGATTGTAAGGGCTTGAGCCTACAAAAAGTGCCAGTAAGACGTGGAACAGCTGATCAATGCTGGAAATACCTCCTGTCAAATAATTTTCGAAGTCATGGGTGTAATCAAGATGAAAATTTTAACTAATCCAAGCTACGAACGTGGTAGTGGCAGATGTCACCAGGGTGAAAGGAATGAATTACATTTGCAGAGCAGCGATTTTTTCGCTTATGTCACAATTATGCGGAGTAATTTCGGCTTGACGAGAGCCTTCATCCCCATAAATCAAGCACACGTTCAAATAACGATCCGGCTTGTAGGGCATTCGTTCCGCCCATTCAATCGCAACAATTCCTGGTGTGACCTCAATACCTTCCCAGTAGGTTTCTAGGTTTAAAGCAGCGACTTCTTTTGAGTCCAAGCGATATAAATCAAGGTGGTAAAGGGGAAGGCGTCCTTGTGTGTACTCGTTAACGAGAGTGAAAGTTGGGCTAACAATTGATTCAGTTATGCCCAAACCTTCCCCAATACCTTGCACTAAAGTGGTTTTGCCAGCCCCTAAATCACCTTCTAGTAAAATGACACTTGCCTTATTCAGCGATTGACCGAGAGTGATTCCAAGCTTTCGTGTCGCTGCTGCATCTGCTAGAAAAATTTTCATAAATGGGTCATTTGATAGTTGTTAGTTGTTGGTTATTTCACTACCTACTACCCACTATCTACTAACCACAACTCACCTTCCATGATGCGCTCCAGTGTACCATCGCCACAACACTCGCGCCAGTCGTTGGGGGTTGTGGCGAACAAAACCTGTTTCATCTTCATGCATCACATTAGCCAGAACAATTCGCCGTCCCAGCCCCGCTACGGCTTCTCGATCTAGGAAAACAGGATGGGACTGTTGTTGAGCATAGCGGATAAGTGCGTGAGCAGTAGGAGATTTTTTGTGTACCAGGACAGCATTAAATAGCGGTCTGCCGCAAGCAGCATCAATCGCCCTGATGTGGTCAGCAACGGTGTATCCCTGAGTTTCTCCAGGTTGTGTCATGATGTTGCATACATAAATACGCGGTGCTTGCGAGGCGGCGATCGCATCGGCAATCTCTGGTACCAGCAAATTGGGAATGACACTGGTGTAAAGACTGCCAGGACCCATAATGATGTAATCGGCTTCTTTAATAGCCTTGATAGCTGCTGGCAAGGCAGGGGGATTTTCTGGAATGCAGCCAATCTTGACAATAGTACCACCAGCTTCCGTAATTTTAGATTCCCCTTCTATGCGGCGACCATCGTCTAACTCAGCCCAGAGGCGCACATCGCTCAAGGTTGCTGGCAAAACTTGTCCCCGGATGGCTAGGACTTTGGAACTGGCGGCGACACCTCTTTCCAAATCGCCAGTAATGTCACTCATCGCCGTCAAAAATAAGTTGCCAAAACTGTGACCACTCAACCCATCCCCAGCCTTAAATCGGTACTGAAACAGTTCTGTCAATAACTTTTCTTCGTCAGCCAGTGCGGCTAAACAGTTGCGAATATCTCCAGGTGGTAGCACGCCAAATTCCTGGCGTAACCGTCCAGAAGAACCACCATCATCAGCTACGGTGACAATGGCGGTAATCTTGGCGCTATAAACTTTCAATCCCCTAAGCAATGTGGAAAGCCCTGTACCACCGCCAATTGCGACAATTTTCGGTCCCCGATACAATCGGCGATGTGCCAGCAGGACATCA
The sequence above is a segment of the Mastigocladopsis repens PCC 10914 genome. Coding sequences within it:
- a CDS encoding R3H domain-containing nucleic acid-binding protein, translated to MTITDDLQKLLDILPQDLRQILEKHPQRDSLVEVVLDLGRRPEARFPNQAEYLSETPVTQEQIDDCIKRVGTFGGDNRAGIEQTLHRISAIRNRSGKIIGLTCRVGRAIFGTIGMIRDLVETGKSILMLGRPGVGKTTALREIARVLADELNKRVVIIDTSNEIAGDGDVAHPAIGRSRRMQVAHPDLQHQVMIEAVENHMPEVIVIDEIGTELEALAARTIAERGVQLVGTAHGNQIENLIKNPTLADLVGGIQAVTLGDDEARRRGSQKTVLERKAPPTFEIAVEMSERQRWVVHESVADTVDNLLRGRQPSPQVRTIDDNGKVNITRHLVAINGRGGQTLGGEESFVPPARQANGWRASGQMVPLPSLPTEAQKVSGRSEFDRLLDESLNDYDGFDFANTKQAGPNGEDLPLHVYPYGVSRSQLEQVVEVLSLPVVLTKDIDSADAILALRSHVKNHAKLRQMARARQVPIHMIKSSTLPQITRGLRRLLNIDDPDVGDDREMQLFLHSASDDEMDALEEARLAVEQIVIPKGQPVELLPRSPQVRKMQHELVEHYRLKSHSFGEEPNRRLRIYPA
- the ldpA gene encoding circadian clock protein LdpA; amino-acid sequence: MNDLLDPLRSLKEGRWFKLICGASYQHLPAVRTLTLAYTLAGADCIDVAADPSVIAAVQEALQVASELAKVAGQRGFGWGRKSPFLMVSLNDGEDPHFRKAEFNSTECPIDCDKPCQKICPAQAIVFKSIKNDFSGILSQKCYGCGRCIPICPYDIIYTRSYVSTPGAIAPLILSSGVDAVEIHTNVGRLAEFQRLWQAILPWVERLKLVAISCPDGDGLVDYLHALHNVIAPLPCALIWQTDGRPMSGDIGDGTTLAAVKLGQKVLAAKLPGYVQLAGGTNNYTVAKLKAMGLLRREGVGEWRHGGAEDSSFPSSQPPLPPSSIAGVAYGSYARVLLSPILEQLEAREVKNTSVKPTVSLEEEPELLWQAVGLAHSLVSQLKSQQ
- the lepB gene encoding signal peptidase I, with the translated sequence MQNQVSDNNSSRPQPNNSWLAELSRTIVLSIVLALGIRTFVAEARWIPSGSMEPTLHGSPNQWEADKIIVDKLSYKFSNPQRGNIVVFSPTEELQKEQYQDAFIKRVIGLPGEKVQLKDGKVYINNKPLQEDKYLSAEQRTIIDVCTSGQQPPFLSQPVTIPPNSYLVLGDNRNSSYDSRCWGVVPRENIIGRAIVRFWPLNHLGGIDKSPLYP
- a CDS encoding dihydroorotase → MSSPTSLLIRRARIILPNGESLVGDVLTRDHTIVEVAPEISAATPTTEIDAEGLTLLPGVIDPQVHFREPGLEHKEDLFTASCACAKGGVTSFLEMPNTRPLTTTQQALNDKLQRASQKSLVNYGFFIGATADNLPDLLLAKPTPGIKIFMGSMHGQLLVDQETALEAIFAQGDRLIAVHAEDQDRINQRRKEFAGITDPAVHSQIQDNQAALLATQQALRLSKKYQRRLHILHMSTAEEAELLRQDKPSWVTAEVTPQHLFLNTSAYAKIGTLAQMNPPLRSPHDNEVLWQALRDGVIDFIATDHAPHTLEEKAQQYPNTPSGMPGVETSLPIMLTAAMQGQCTVAQVTQWMSQAVAKAYGIPNKGAIAPGYDADLVLVDLNNSHPVLREELLTKCGWSPFEGWNLTGWPVITIVGGQIVYEKGKVNTQVRGQALTFRH
- a CDS encoding bifunctional alanine racemase/tRNA (adenosine(37)-N6)-threonylcarbamoyltransferase complex ATPase subunit type 1 TsaE, encoding MKIFLADAAATRKLGITLGQSLNKASVILLEGDLGAGKTTLVQGIGEGLGITESIVSPTFTLVNEYTQGRLPLYHLDLYRLDSKEVAALNLETYWEGIEVTPGIVAIEWAERMPYKPDRYLNVCLIYGDEGSRQAEITPHNCDISEKIAALQM
- a CDS encoding gluconeogenesis factor YvcK family protein; protein product: MSIGFLRQALKALQKQSRRRTSHRVNQWFKWLSPGLSVKRWLLISVGGVILASLGLAIWIRLTPIFWAIEFLRGILGFITDIVPYYISGPLVILCGLLLLLWGQTRTVGSITQVLRPEGDEELIDVLLAHRRLYRGPKIVAIGGGTGLSTLLRGLKVYSAKITAIVTVADDGGSSGRLRQEFGVLPPGDIRNCLAALADEEKLLTELFQYRFKAGDGLSGHSFGNLFLTAMSDITGDLERGVAASSKVLAIRGQVLPATLSDVRLWAELDDGRRIEGESKITEAGGTIVKIGCIPENPPALPAAIKAIKEADYIIMGPGSLYTSVIPNLLVPEIADAIAASQAPRIYVCNIMTQPGETQGYTVADHIRAIDAACGRPLFNAVLVHKKSPTAHALIRYAQQQSHPVFLDREAVAGLGRRIVLANVMHEDETGFVRHNPQRLARVLWRWYTGAHHGR